A genome region from Haliotis asinina isolate JCU_RB_2024 chromosome 11, JCU_Hal_asi_v2, whole genome shotgun sequence includes the following:
- the LOC137255294 gene encoding uncharacterized protein F54H12.2-like: MSLLNDKEFEELVPESLNLFTLPPYQTSIQKHYFVNVRPLSQINDAAPLEFHVNNSGPDYTDLRRTRLHVKVKVTQDDGTVLGKGENIAPVNLFQQSLFAQVAVYLQSQLVSSTSNHYAYKSIMKVLLEYGEDAKRTHLSSQLFVKDYAESNSDLESSDVTGSVNNGMTSRALFIAESKTLTMSGPIYEDIFDMNRLLPNDVDLTLKMYRSDPKFCLMSSVNAHEFKIQLLDAYLQVCKVKVNPALILAHNTLFEKSNALYPYTKSEIKVTSIPTTQQAHTIDNVSNPVANRYVVGLVESSSLNGSYTGNPYNFKSSMLKKMALYIDGVSVPGQPAEADDVACYVNMLDGMGLWKEDKGNAISRNDFLLGNALFVFDIDTMCADSEYLNLVKSGSVRLELEFKSSLTSTLSCVILTQRNSLIEIDRARNVFVK, encoded by the coding sequence ATGTCACTGCTAAACGACAAAGAATTTGAAGAGCTGGTGCCTGAATCCCTGAATCTCTTCACTTTACCTCCTTATCAGACCAGCATACAAAAACATTACTTCGTGAATGTGCGACCTTTAAGTCAAATCAACGATGCTGCTCCATTGGAGTTTCATGTGAACAACTCTGGCCCTGACTACACCGACCTGAGACGCACCCGTCTCCATGTCAAAGTCAAAGTAACACAAGACGATGGCACCGTTTTGGGTAAGGGCGAGAATATTGCCCCCGTGAACCTATTCCAGCAATCCCTTTTCGCGCAGGTGGCGGTCTACCTGCAGAGCCAGCTCGTCTCTTCAACCAGCAATCATTATGCCTACAAGAGCATCATGAAGGTTCTGCTTGAATATGGTGAGGACGCCAAGAGGACTCACCTGTCTTCACAACTGTTTGTCAAGGATTATGCCGAGAGCAACTCCGATCTGGAAAGCAGTGACGTCACAGGATCTGTCAACAATGGAATGACTTCACGTGCCCTGTTCATTGCCGAAAGCAAAACTCTAACCATGTCCGGACCCATTTACGAGGACATCTTCGACATGAACCGGCTCCTTCCCAACGACGTGGACCTGACTCTGAAAATGTACAGATCAGACCCTAAATTTTGCTTGATGAGTAGTGTGAATGCACACGaattcaaaattcaactgttGGATGCTTATTTGCAGGTGTGCAAGGTCAAAGTCAACCCTGCCTTGATCTTGGCTCACAACACGCTTTTCGAAAAGTCAAACGCTCTCTACCCGTACACCAAAAGCGAAATCAAAGTGACCAGCATTCCAACCACCCAACAGGCACACACCATAGACAACGTCAGCAATCCCGTCGCCAATCGATATGTCGTGGGACTGGTGGAAAGTTCGAGTCTGAACGGGAGCTACACCGGCAATCCATATAATTTCAAGTCATCCATGCTTAAAAAGATGGCACTGTACATCGACGGAGTCAGTGTGCCGGGTCAACCCGCCGAAGCGGACGATGTCGCCTGTTACGTCAACATGCTCGACGGCATGGGTCTGTGGAAGGAAGACAAGGGCAATGCCATCAGCAGAAACGATTTTCTCCTGGGAAATGCATTGTTCGTCTTCGACATCGATACCATGTGCGCAGATTCGGAGTACCTGAACTTGGTGAAATCGGGTAGCGTGAGACTCGAACTGGAATTCAAATCGTCGCTCACCAGCACGCTGAGTTGTGTCATCTTGACTCAGCGAAATTCCCTCATCGAAATTGATCGAGCTCGCAACGTATTTGTCAAGTAA